A section of the Epinephelus moara isolate mb chromosome 3, YSFRI_EMoa_1.0, whole genome shotgun sequence genome encodes:
- the LOC126384670 gene encoding glucose-6-phosphate exchanger SLC37A4-like, translated as MGASSYGYYRATIFLCMFIGYALYFFNRKTFSFVMPSVMDEIELDKDDLGLITSSQTMAYAISKFISGVLSDKISARWLFSIGLFLVGGINVAFSWSSTVSMFSLLWFINGLGQGCGWPPCGKVLRKWFEPSQFGTWWSVLSCSMNLAGSLGPILVTVLLQYYTWRNILTMSGIICAAFSFICLVFVKNEPKNVGLPSIEAAANKGAKGGNNESTLSEFILSPFLWVLSLGYLVVFGVKTAATDWGQLFLMQEKGQTALMGSTYTSALEVGGFVGSLAAGFLSDRAVARQGLDTYGNPRHGLLILMMAGMYVSMYLFRVTITPEIPKEAPVWVQVLHPVSILIGVPEKEIWILFLGAMFGFSSYGPIALFGVIASESAPSNFCGTSHAVVALMANVGAFMAGLPFSAIAKQHSWDFAFWVAEVIMAMATIGFFLARNMCTKMGRIAEKMD; from the exons ATGGGGGCTTCGAGCTATGGCTACTACCGTGCAACCATCTTCCTCTGCATGTTCATTGGCTACGCGCTGTACTTCTTTAACAGGAAGACCTTCTCCTTTGTCATGCCCTCTGTGATGGATGAGATTGAACTGGACAAAGATGACCTGG GTCTGATCACCAGCAGCCAGACCATGGCCTATGCCATCAGTAAATTCATCAGCGGCGTGTTGTCGGACAAGATCAGTGCCCGCTGGCTCTTCTCCATCGGCCTCTTCTTGGTGGGGGGCATTAACGTAGCTTTCTCCTGGTCCTCCACTGTCTCCATGTTCTCTCTGCTTTGGTTCATCAATGGCCTGGGACAAGGCTGTGGCTGGCCTCCATGTGGGAAAGTGCTGCGCAAG TGGTTTGAGCCCTCCCAGTTTGGAACATGGTGGTCTGTGCTGTCCTGCAGTATGAACCTAGCTGGAAGTCTGGGACCAATCCTGGTCACAGTGCTTCTGCAGTACTACACCTGGAGGAATATCCTGACTATGTCAGGCATTATCTGTGCTGCTTtctcatttatttgtttggtgtTTGTAAAGAATGAGCCAAAAAATGTGGGCCTGCCTAGCATCGAGGCAGCAGCCAATAAGGGGGCTAAGGGAG GCAACAATGAGAGCACCCTGAGTGAGTTCAtcctctctccttttctgtGGGTGCTGTCTCTGGGCTACTTGGTGGTGTTTGGGGTGAAGACGGCTGCCACTGACTGGGGACAGCTGTTCCTCATGCAGGAGAAAGGCCAGACTGCTCTGATGG GCAGTACCTACACAAGTGCCTTGGAGGTGGGAGGTTTTGTGGGCAGCCTTGCAGCAGGCTTCCTCTCTGACAGAGCTGTAGCTCGG CAAGGCTTGGACACCTACGGCAACCCTCGTCATGGCCTGCTCATTCTCATGATGGCTGGCATGTATGTGTCCATGTACCTCTTCAGGGTCACTATCACACCTGAAATTCCGAAG GAGGCTCCTGTTTGGGTCCAAGTCCTTCATCCTGTCTCCATTCTCATTGGTGTACCAGAAAAAGAG ATCTGGATCCTGTTCCTTGGTGCAATGTTTGGATTTTCTTCTTACGGACCAATTGCTTTGTTTGGGGTGATAGCCAGTGAAAGTGCTCCTTCAAATTTTTGTGGAACCTCTCATGCTGTTGTAGCGCTGATGGCTAATG TGGGGGCTTTTATGGCGGGGCTTCCCTTCAGCGCTATTGCTAAACAGCACAGCTGGGACTTTGCTTTCTGGGTAGCCGAGGTGATAATGGCCATGGCCACCATTGGCTTCTTCCTAGCACGAAACATGTGTACCAAAATGGGACGAATTGCAGAGAAAATGGACTAA
- the si:ch73-1a9.3 gene encoding non-histone chromosomal protein HMG-like → MPKRRHEPGVSVPRRRSPRLKDKPENAKAKAEAKPKPKKGPAKPKKAKEVEKAKPDEKAPDTPAENGEAKAEEETPATDATEQKDEAAE, encoded by the exons gaACCAGGAGTCTCAGTG CCCAGGAGGAGATCTCCAAGGTTGAAAGAT AAACCTGAAAATGCAAAGGCAAAGGCAGAGGCCAAACCTAAGCCAAAG AAGGGACCTGCTAAGCCTAAGAAAGCTAAGGAGGTGGAGAAAGCCAAGCCTGATGAGAAAGCACCAGACACCCCTGCTGAGAATGGCGAAGCCAAAGCTGAGGAAGAG ACACCAGCTACAGACGCAACTGAACAAAAAGATGAAGCGGCAGAATAA